The genomic region AAGATGACTTGCATTACGCCCAACGCCAAGGCGTCCTGGGGACGCAGCGCTAAAAACGTCGGCGCTAGCGATGGCGGCATGGAAAAAGCGCCCTTGTAGGAGATCAATCCCATGGCCAGCGCCGCCATAGCGGATACCGCCATCCCCGCCAGAATGGCCCCCCGCGCCCGCCAGCATGTCAGAATCAGCGCCGTCATCAATCCCAATCCCGAAATGACGACGCTAGGATTCGTCAAAACGCCGATGCTCACCAACGTGTTGGGATCGTCGACGACGACGCCGGCCCATTCGAATCCCGTAAGGGCGATCATCAATCCGATACCTACGGCGATGCCGAATTTCAACGAATCCGGTATCGCGTTCATCACCTTCGACCGGATGCCATAGGCTCCCAAAAGCAGAAACAAAAGGCCGGAAATTAAAAGCGCTCCCAGCGCCGCTTGCCAGGAAATGCCCAGACGCCCGCAGACGATGAAAGCGAAAAAGGCATTGTGTCCCATGCCCGGCGCAAGAGCGACGGGATAATTCGCCCAGACGCCCATGATGAACGTGGCCAACGCCGAGGAAAGGCAGGTCGCCGTCATCACCGCGCCGAAATCCATCCCCGTTGTCTGCAGCATCACCGGCTGGACGAAGATGATGTAAGACATGGTAAGAAAGGTGACGATTCCCCCGACGACCTCGCGCCGCATCGTCGTGTTGTTTTCAGAGAGGTGAAACCAATTTTCCAACATGCCGATCCTCGTTCCTCCGCGAGGCGGAACAGACCGCCCCGCCTCGCAGCGTTCGAAAAGTTATTTCGCCATTCCAGGAAACGTGATGGCTATGTTCGAGATAACCAGATTCTTCAAATCCAATTCATCCATGCCGGGGCTGCGGCCGAATACCGCTCTCAGCGATTGGGCGTCATAAAGACGGGGAGCGTACTTGACGACGGCGACCGTTTGACCTCCCAAGCGGAGCGTCGCTTCGCCCATGCTCCAAGCGATGGATATTTTGTAGACTTGATCCGGAAATAGGGGAACATCGGAGGAGGTGACAACGGTTTCTATTCCCTCCACGCCCTCCGGCAACCCTTTTACGTAATGATCGATCGGCGCGGCGGCGGCGGGAAATTTCTTGATGGTCCACAGGAAATCAAACGCCGGTTTGGGGTACGAGTTTAGCGTCAAAGCGACGCGGTAGGGATTGAAAAGGACGTATGGATCGGCGTAATCGCCCAAGTCGGTGGGTTCGTACAAGGAGAAAAAGGTGGAATTTTTCGCCGAACGATCCAAGCCTTTCGCCTCGAAAACGATAAGGCCTTGCGTCATTCCCGGAAGATCGTATATCAGTTTTCCCGCCGCTCCCGGCTTCCAGCCTTCCTTGACGAACTCTCCTCCATCCACTTTTCCAACGCTGGCGCTTCCCAGCAAGGAATCCGAAACAATGGGGCTTTTCACCTTCGCCTTGATAAAAGAATCCTCCATGCAGCCTGCGCATAGAAGAAATCCAAAACACAACGCAAGCAATCCTAAAATCCTGCTAGAATTTCGCATCGGCTTCATTGTCTGTATTCGCTCCTTTGAGTTTCTATCGGTTCGAGGGATTGTATGTCGCTTCGCATTCTACTAAAAGAGTGGAATAATTGCCAGAGATTCGAGGCTC from Candidatus Omnitrophota bacterium harbors:
- a CDS encoding NCS2 family permease, which encodes MLENWFHLSENNTTMRREVVGGIVTFLTMSYIIFVQPVMLQTTGMDFGAVMTATCLSSALATFIMGVWANYPVALAPGMGHNAFFAFIVCGRLGISWQAALGALLISGLLFLLLGAYGIRSKVMNAIPDSLKFGIAVGIGLMIALTGFEWAGVVVDDPNTLVSIGVLTNPSVVISGLGLMTALILTCWRARGAILAGMAVSAMAALAMGLISYKGAFSMPPSLAPTFLALRPQDALALGVMQVIFVFFILDLFDTIGTLVGVAELGGFMRGGELPRARQAFMSDAIGTVSGAVLGTSTVTSYVESCAGIGEGARTGLASVVTSVLFLLALFFYPLVEMLGKAIEVQPGMQVYPIIAPALIMVGFMMMRGVKFIPWDEPTDSIPAFLTIMLIAFSFSITEGIAFGFMSYTLLKIFTGRWRDLNLFLLVISVIFAFRYFYLSI